Below is a window of Deltaproteobacteria bacterium DNA.
CAAGTGGGCGAGTCAGCTCCGTGAGCGGCTTGCCCACGCGGGTCTCGATGTGTGGGACCCGAACCGCGAGGTTCTTCCGGGCCAGGACTGGTCTGGGAAGATCAGCGGAGCCCTGCGCGACTCCGATGCAATGGTTGTGCTGGTGTCACCGCAGGCCGCCGAGTCCGATTCAGTTCGGCGCGAGATCGAGTACGCACTCGGGTCGCCGCGCTATGCGCACCGCCTGATTCCCCTCGTCATCCGGCCCACGAGGAAGCTGCCGTGGATCCTGGAGCAGCTGCAGATGGTCCCGCTCAACAATAACATCGAGCGAGCCGCCCGAGCGATCGTCAAGCGACTGGAGCAGGGCACTGAGCGCGGCAAAGAAGCGCGGGCTGCGGCCCACTGAGATCTTTCTCGCGCATTCCGCCCGCGACGTCGTCTTCGTCGCGGGGCTTGCCGAGCGGCTACGCGCCGATGGGATGCTCCCGTGGTACAGCGAGCGGCATATCGTCGGTGCGCGGCAATGGCACGACGAGATCGGCCAGGCCCTTGAGCGCTGCGATTGGTTCGCCGTGGTCCTCTCGCCATCGTCGGTGCGATCGGAATGGGTCAGACACGAGTTGCTCTACGCACTGGGCGAGGCACGTTACCGGCGCCGGATCGTCCCGATCCTCTACCGGGCTTGTCAGGTCACTCGCCTCTCGTGGACCCTGCCAAGCTTTCAGTACATCGACTTCACAAAGGGATTCGACCCTGGCTACGCGGCTCTCCTTCGGGTCTGGGCGCGCGCATCAGCCTCCACGAGTGCGCGCCCATATCGGAGCCGCTCAAGGTGAGCCGATCGGAAGGGACCCGCTTGTGGCAGATGGCATATGGCTGATCGTACGGACGACAGTTCGTG
It encodes the following:
- a CDS encoding toll/interleukin-1 receptor domain-containing protein; amino-acid sequence: MSRLAELGYDVVQMKVFLSYATVDNKWASQLRERLAHAGLDVWDPNREVLPGQDWSGKISGALRDSDAMVVLVSPQAAESDSVRREIEYALGSPRYAHRLIPLVIRPTRKLPWILEQLQMVPLNNNIERAARAIVKRLEQGTERGKEARAAAH
- a CDS encoding toll/interleukin-1 receptor domain-containing protein, whose protein sequence is MRPTEIFLAHSARDVVFVAGLAERLRADGMLPWYSERHIVGARQWHDEIGQALERCDWFAVVLSPSSVRSEWVRHELLYALGEARYRRRIVPILYRACQVTRLSWTLPSFQYIDFTKGFDPGYAALLRVWARASASTSARPYRSRSR